Proteins found in one Streptomyces sp. CB09001 genomic segment:
- a CDS encoding HEPN domain-containing protein, with product MTTPATDLQSLTKQWLQAPGPDAAGGRPGGPSWEALTAALAELAPADRRPDLYRDGTLDTTAIAAVTGLDHLARAAAAGVPVPAADLAADLADFATCDQPVIETWILLNADLPAGTDITLGTYRLTVPGRTTAQALVALPRTARHLPAPAIDPALLAGSAFLRTPAPQGRNYGRGALYFPDFDRRPERPHADVLLTLQMWDLSASLHPEAYYHVEAGRHVRGTWGAPMIEPAFDYLGHEVGELHRRHGPYVIPAQLPAFTHFCTSVHTMIITVRSRTSSTGKPSPTAIALDSASRRLLRASQRTFGGDFVDEADAEDVLLDYVVAMESLLASDGRSDKRRTTRQRAAALHTSDQTRLNVSATVGRAYTQRSRYAHGEPQRPLSDADITAVRNVAFSVFLRWLSTTMNCGEQVLQQLDDSLLSGQARSDITTAVDQYLAAHPAAPAS from the coding sequence GCGGGCGGCCGTCCAGGCGGACCTTCCTGGGAAGCGCTGACTGCGGCCCTGGCCGAACTCGCGCCTGCCGATCGGCGCCCAGACCTGTACCGCGACGGCACGCTGGACACCACCGCGATCGCCGCAGTGACCGGGCTGGACCACCTCGCCCGGGCAGCAGCAGCCGGGGTCCCAGTGCCGGCTGCTGACCTGGCCGCTGACCTGGCAGACTTCGCCACCTGTGATCAGCCGGTCATCGAGACCTGGATCCTGCTCAACGCCGACCTTCCCGCTGGCACTGACATCACACTAGGCACCTACCGGCTGACCGTGCCCGGCCGCACCACCGCGCAGGCTCTCGTAGCTCTGCCGCGCACAGCCCGCCACCTACCGGCTCCCGCCATCGACCCGGCACTGCTGGCCGGCTCGGCGTTCCTGCGTACGCCCGCTCCCCAAGGTCGCAACTACGGCCGCGGCGCACTGTACTTCCCCGACTTCGATCGCCGACCAGAGCGCCCGCACGCCGACGTCCTGCTCACCTTGCAGATGTGGGACCTGTCCGCCAGCCTCCACCCCGAGGCCTACTACCACGTGGAAGCTGGCCGACACGTGCGCGGCACCTGGGGCGCACCCATGATCGAACCGGCCTTCGACTACCTCGGGCACGAGGTCGGCGAACTCCACCGCCGCCACGGCCCTTACGTTATCCCCGCCCAGCTACCGGCATTCACTCACTTCTGCACCAGCGTCCACACCATGATCATCACTGTGCGTTCACGCACCAGCAGCACCGGCAAGCCCAGCCCGACCGCCATTGCCCTGGACAGCGCCAGCCGCCGGCTGCTGCGTGCCTCGCAACGCACCTTCGGCGGCGACTTCGTCGACGAAGCCGACGCTGAGGACGTCCTGCTGGACTACGTCGTCGCTATGGAATCCCTGCTCGCCTCCGATGGGCGCAGCGACAAACGCCGCACCACCCGGCAACGCGCGGCCGCTCTGCACACCAGCGACCAGACCCGTCTGAACGTCTCAGCCACCGTCGGCCGCGCCTACACCCAGCGCTCCCGCTATGCGCACGGCGAACCCCAACGCCCCTTGTCCGACGCAGACATCACGGCTGTGCGCAACGTCGCCTTCTCCGTCTTCCTGCGATGGTTGAGCACCACCATGAACTGCGGCGAGCAGGTCCTGCAGCAGCTGGACGACTCCTTGCTGTCCGGTCAGGCCCGAAGCGACATCACCACCGCCGTCGACCAGTACCTGGCCGCCCACCCTGCCGCACCCGCGTCCTGA
- a CDS encoding 5'-nucleotidase encodes MPPYELANRLVIGIASSALFDLAESDTVFREQGEESYRAYQEEHLEDTLSTGVAFPFIRRLLSLNDLSSPDDPLVEVIVLSRNDPDTGLRVMRSIEAHGLAISRAIFMQGRSPYRFIPALNMSLFLSANETDVREAVALGLPAGRVLGPVAADDTGDQDLRIAFDFDGVLADDSSEQVFQADGIEGFRSHESVNAATPHDPGPLRDFLANVNRLQRREEEQRTTDPDYKIRVHVSLVTARNAPAHERAVRSLKGWGVTVNDAFFLGGIDKSKIMQVLKPHIFFDDQVSHLAGTSRSTPSVHVPFGKMNE; translated from the coding sequence GTGCCACCCTACGAGCTTGCCAACCGCCTGGTGATCGGGATCGCCTCCAGCGCCCTCTTCGACCTCGCAGAGTCGGACACTGTCTTCCGTGAGCAGGGAGAAGAGTCCTACCGGGCGTACCAGGAAGAACACCTGGAGGACACTCTGAGCACGGGGGTTGCCTTCCCTTTCATCCGCCGTCTGCTGTCTCTAAACGATCTGAGTTCACCCGACGATCCCCTGGTAGAGGTCATCGTCTTGTCGCGCAACGACCCCGACACCGGGCTGCGGGTCATGCGGTCCATCGAGGCGCACGGCCTGGCGATCAGCCGGGCTATTTTCATGCAGGGGCGCTCGCCCTACCGCTTCATACCGGCCCTGAACATGTCTTTGTTCCTATCCGCGAACGAAACTGATGTCCGCGAGGCGGTCGCCCTGGGTTTGCCTGCGGGACGCGTGCTCGGTCCCGTAGCAGCCGATGACACCGGCGACCAGGATCTGCGGATCGCCTTTGACTTTGACGGAGTCCTCGCCGACGACTCCTCGGAGCAGGTCTTCCAAGCCGATGGCATCGAAGGCTTCCGTTCCCACGAGAGCGTGAACGCTGCGACGCCGCACGATCCGGGCCCGCTGCGAGACTTCCTCGCCAACGTCAACCGGCTCCAGCGGCGCGAAGAAGAGCAACGGACCACAGACCCGGACTACAAGATCCGCGTTCACGTCTCACTTGTCACCGCTCGCAACGCACCTGCCCACGAACGCGCGGTGCGCAGCCTGAAGGGATGGGGCGTGACCGTCAACGACGCCTTCTTCCTCGGTGGCATAGACAAGAGCAAGATCATGCAAGTGCTCAAGCCCCATATCTTCTTCGACGATCAGGTTAGCCACTTGGCCGGAACCTCCCGAAGCACCCCCAGCGTGCACGTTCCCTTCGGCAAAATGAACGAATGA
- a CDS encoding UvrD-helicase domain-containing protein — protein MNPTDEQAAAADAFHAGEHLALQAGAGTGKTTTLTQLAHATQRRGRYLAYNRAIAQDATRRFPKSVLCKTAHALAYAVVGHRYASRLGAPRRPAWQTGQALGITKAIRVGERDLSQKTLSYVTLRTVARFCHTADATITRHHIPQLRGLEEPGLHAQLAAHLVPFARKAWLDLQHPDDGAVRFDHDHYLKLWALTQPKVDADFLLLDEAQDTNPVVEKIFLAQCDHAQLVMVGDSAQAIYHWRGAKDVMAGFDGTQLALSRSFRFGPRLAEEANRWLYLADAPIRLTGADTVPTELGPVTRPDAVLCRTNVGAMAQVMELLSDGHRVALAGGGDSLRALAVAARDLKEGRRTTHPELVLFTTWGDLQDYAAYDPAGRDLQPLVDLVDTHGAYAILAAVAHPAPEDQAEVTVSTAHKAKGREWAQVKIADDFTPPSDGPPHDTGQGTVRRIDDKEACLAYVAVTRTRHRLDIGGLSWINEHPQEASAGPQPPR, from the coding sequence CTGAACCCGACCGACGAACAGGCTGCCGCGGCCGACGCCTTCCACGCCGGCGAACACCTGGCCCTGCAAGCCGGCGCGGGCACCGGCAAGACCACCACCCTGACCCAGCTCGCCCACGCCACCCAGCGCCGCGGCCGCTACCTCGCCTACAACCGGGCCATCGCCCAGGACGCCACCAGGCGCTTCCCCAAAAGCGTCTTGTGCAAGACCGCCCACGCCCTGGCCTACGCCGTCGTCGGGCACCGCTACGCCAGCCGCCTGGGCGCCCCCCGCCGCCCCGCCTGGCAGACCGGCCAAGCGCTCGGCATCACCAAAGCCATCCGCGTCGGAGAACGCGACCTGTCCCAAAAGACCCTCTCCTATGTCACCCTGCGCACCGTGGCCCGCTTCTGCCACACCGCCGACGCGACGATCACCCGCCACCACATCCCCCAGCTGCGCGGCCTGGAAGAGCCCGGCCTGCACGCGCAACTCGCCGCGCACCTCGTCCCGTTCGCCCGCAAGGCATGGCTGGACCTGCAGCACCCCGACGACGGCGCCGTCCGCTTCGACCACGACCACTACCTCAAGCTCTGGGCCCTCACCCAGCCGAAGGTCGACGCCGACTTCCTGCTCCTCGACGAGGCCCAGGACACCAACCCCGTCGTCGAGAAGATCTTCCTTGCCCAATGCGACCACGCCCAGCTGGTCATGGTCGGCGACTCCGCTCAGGCCATCTACCACTGGCGCGGCGCCAAAGACGTCATGGCCGGCTTCGACGGCACCCAGCTTGCCCTTTCCCGGTCCTTCCGCTTCGGCCCCCGCCTCGCCGAGGAAGCCAACCGCTGGCTGTACCTGGCCGACGCCCCCATCCGTCTCACCGGCGCCGACACCGTGCCCACCGAACTCGGCCCCGTCACCCGGCCTGACGCGGTCCTGTGCCGTACCAACGTCGGCGCCATGGCCCAGGTCATGGAGCTGCTGTCCGACGGACACCGGGTCGCGCTGGCCGGGGGAGGAGACAGCCTGCGTGCTCTGGCCGTGGCAGCCCGCGACCTCAAAGAAGGACGCCGCACCACCCACCCCGAACTGGTTCTGTTCACCACCTGGGGCGATCTGCAGGACTACGCCGCCTACGACCCCGCCGGCCGCGATCTGCAACCCCTGGTCGACCTGGTCGACACCCATGGCGCGTACGCCATCCTGGCCGCCGTGGCCCATCCCGCGCCCGAAGACCAGGCCGAGGTGACCGTCTCCACCGCGCACAAGGCCAAAGGCCGGGAATGGGCGCAGGTGAAGATCGCCGACGACTTCACCCCACCCTCCGACGGGCCGCCGCACGACACGGGGCAGGGAACCGTCCGCCGGATCGACGACAAGGAGGCCTGCTTGGCCTACGTAGCCGTCACCCGTACCCGGCACCGCCTCGACATCGGCGGCCTGTCCTGGATCAACGAGCATCCGCAAGAAGCATCGGCCGGTCCTCAGCCACCGCGGTGA
- a CDS encoding helix-turn-helix domain-containing protein translates to MGLRLEELLRLTVAALMQVTGESQRSVAGVLGLTQTQVSRRQSGTISWSLRDVDVLAEHYGIGALDLLAGPTRACEALPADRRRTARTEARGTGR, encoded by the coding sequence ATGGGATTGCGCTTGGAGGAGTTGCTGCGGCTGACGGTGGCCGCGTTGATGCAGGTAACGGGTGAATCGCAGCGGTCGGTCGCAGGGGTGCTGGGACTGACGCAGACACAGGTGTCGCGCCGGCAGTCGGGCACCATCTCCTGGAGCCTGCGCGACGTCGACGTCCTGGCGGAGCACTACGGCATCGGCGCGCTGGATCTCCTGGCGGGTCCGACCAGAGCGTGCGAGGCGCTGCCCGCCGACAGGCGCCGTACCGCGCGGACCGAAGCAAGGGGGACGGGCCGGTGA
- a CDS encoding helix-turn-helix transcriptional regulator, with amino-acid sequence MSDFDAIDSLLDAVGPQAELPPCHVRRELRERARLSKAQVARALGVSPSTLSGWESGRDPAGEIRTKYAYLLDGLNAKLATESETETEAAPTAEQPVTSGTAATVTPLSSLDLGQDEEGDDVELLVAPEPCVLCGRPAGQRVAGFAQHLTPADCQPTATGAPAAPLAGQPTAHTSKEPLRTTRPARATERSKGPARHAFQETSGPVDLIREAVQGALAEHQGDVDAATAALVKRAIPDAMRLLDETRKGARYDMIAHPWIPDILKKQTARGADQIWEARPKWTRHELPPGRHQVTALDINGAYLSALKTHLPLGQLEHSTGLAHDRRRSGVHLITPPEWEHEAVLPNPIGQRDEPGPLWVTEPTLRLLLRLSGPKHQLCDPPQIHESYTSGATENLLEKFRIALKDARDTAIEQGDTVTLEYVKAMYSKFVSTMGESNYNRELYRPDWMHLIRSQAFANLWLKALKAHDEGLAVVRAMGTDELHVIGDWRRVFAEGRAVTEVKVKDTYTAGSDVAEHADEGE; translated from the coding sequence GTGAGCGACTTCGACGCGATCGACTCGCTACTTGACGCCGTCGGCCCCCAGGCCGAACTCCCGCCCTGCCACGTGCGCCGCGAGCTGCGGGAGCGGGCTCGGCTGTCCAAGGCACAGGTGGCACGCGCGCTCGGCGTGAGCCCCTCAACCCTCAGCGGATGGGAAAGCGGCCGGGACCCGGCCGGCGAGATCCGCACCAAATACGCCTACCTGCTGGACGGGCTGAACGCCAAGCTCGCCACCGAGAGCGAGACCGAGACCGAGGCGGCGCCGACTGCGGAGCAACCCGTCACGTCAGGCACGGCCGCGACTGTCACCCCTTTGTCTTCGCTCGACCTCGGCCAGGACGAGGAAGGGGACGACGTGGAGCTGCTCGTCGCCCCTGAGCCCTGTGTGCTGTGCGGCCGTCCCGCCGGACAACGCGTGGCGGGGTTCGCTCAGCACCTGACCCCGGCCGACTGCCAGCCCACCGCCACCGGGGCCCCAGCTGCCCCGCTAGCCGGACAGCCCACCGCGCACACCTCGAAGGAGCCGCTGCGCACGACACGTCCGGCGCGTGCGACGGAGCGTTCCAAGGGCCCGGCCCGCCACGCGTTCCAGGAGACGTCCGGCCCGGTCGACCTGATCCGCGAGGCCGTGCAGGGCGCGCTCGCCGAGCACCAGGGCGACGTCGACGCAGCCACGGCGGCGCTGGTGAAGCGGGCCATCCCGGACGCGATGCGACTGCTGGACGAGACCCGTAAGGGCGCCCGCTACGACATGATCGCGCACCCCTGGATCCCCGACATCCTCAAGAAGCAGACCGCGCGCGGCGCGGACCAGATCTGGGAAGCCCGCCCCAAGTGGACCCGTCACGAACTCCCACCCGGCCGGCATCAGGTGACCGCGCTCGACATCAACGGCGCCTACCTCTCCGCCCTCAAGACGCACCTCCCCCTGGGCCAGCTCGAGCACTCCACCGGCCTCGCCCACGACCGCCGCCGCTCCGGAGTCCACCTGATCACCCCGCCCGAGTGGGAGCACGAGGCGGTGCTGCCCAACCCGATCGGCCAGCGGGACGAGCCCGGTCCCCTGTGGGTCACCGAGCCGACGCTCCGCCTCTTGCTGCGCCTGTCCGGCCCCAAGCACCAGCTGTGCGACCCTCCTCAGATCCACGAGTCGTACACCTCCGGGGCCACGGAGAACCTGCTGGAGAAGTTCCGCATCGCCCTGAAGGACGCCCGCGACACGGCGATCGAGCAGGGCGACACGGTGACGCTGGAGTACGTGAAGGCGATGTACTCGAAGTTCGTCTCCACGATGGGGGAGTCGAACTACAACCGGGAGCTCTACCGGCCGGACTGGATGCACCTCATCCGCAGCCAGGCCTTCGCCAATCTGTGGCTCAAGGCGCTCAAGGCCCATGACGAGGGCCTGGCCGTCGTCCGGGCGATGGGCACCGACGAACTCCACGTCATCGGTGACTGGCGCCGTGTCTTCGCCGAAGGCCGAGCTGTTACCGAGGTCAAGGTCAAGGACACGTACACCGCCGGAAGCGACGTCGCTGAGCACGCAGACGAGGGGGAGTAG
- a CDS encoding transcriptional regulator, which translates to MPEKNIDFGRFGARGIKGSDAVARKLDELAGGIATPVTAKRGWMARLHYLAKSTPTLKAAQDAGLTVTHRTLKAWLEGKRRPSKTSLERIDQAYRTVRRHNVARHLLRRLNRDGRGTRVEIHPLNQSQVPQQLQRVVEYRTMNVRRWDRIVGSWAAGDHQSLDAAWQDTIVDLGSQWGQYEYVTNVGFAA; encoded by the coding sequence GTGCCAGAGAAGAACATCGACTTCGGACGGTTCGGCGCCCGGGGCATCAAGGGCAGCGACGCCGTCGCTCGCAAACTCGACGAACTCGCGGGCGGCATCGCCACTCCCGTGACCGCCAAGCGCGGCTGGATGGCGCGCCTGCACTACCTGGCGAAGTCGACCCCGACCCTGAAGGCCGCGCAGGACGCCGGACTCACCGTGACCCACCGGACGCTGAAGGCCTGGCTGGAGGGCAAACGCCGCCCCTCCAAGACCAGCCTGGAACGCATCGACCAGGCGTACCGGACGGTGCGCCGTCACAACGTCGCCCGCCACCTCCTCAGACGCCTCAACCGCGACGGACGCGGCACCCGGGTGGAGATCCACCCGCTCAACCAGTCCCAGGTGCCGCAACAGCTGCAGCGCGTGGTGGAGTACCGGACGATGAACGTGCGCCGCTGGGACCGCATCGTCGGCTCCTGGGCGGCCGGCGACCACCAGAGCCTCGACGCAGCGTGGCAGGACACGATCGTCGACCTCGGCTCGCAGTGGGGCCAGTACGAGTACGTCACCAACGTCGGCTTTGCCGCATAG